From the genome of Triticum aestivum cultivar Chinese Spring chromosome 3B, IWGSC CS RefSeq v2.1, whole genome shotgun sequence, one region includes:
- the LOC123069497 gene encoding ERI1 exoribonuclease 2 yields the protein MAAIMAARGQGQVQDFDFFVVVDFEATCVKDARIFPQEIIEFPAVLVDGATGRIESAFRRYVRPKHHPVLTQFCRELTGIRQEDVDGGVDLGEALWMHDSWLKAATAGGGSLAVVTWGDWDCRTMLESECRFKGIEKPSYFDRWINLRVPFQAALGGGGRVTLQEAVRAAGLDWEGRLHCGLDDARNTARLLVELMRRGVKMTITGSLAPPPPIQQKEQPPQLLTSSYGGSSALAPLLMIQQKQQSPQLRTSPCGGSSALAPPLIQQKQQPPQPHMISPCGSSSATCFCYCRVPTRGGVVSVPGPMQGKCFFGCGNWTPAMGPVCPYFVWTN from the coding sequence ATGGCAGCGATCATGGCGGCGCGCGGGCAGGGGCAGGTGCAAGATTTCGACTTCTTCGTGGTGGTGGACTTCGAGGCGACGTGCGTGAAAGACGCGCGGATCTTTCCGCAGGAAATCATTGAGTTCCCCGCCGTGCTCGTTGACGGCGCCACCGGCCGCATCGAGTCCGCGTTTCGCAGGTACGTTCGTCCAAAACATCACCCTGTGCTGACCCAATTTTGCAGGGAACTCACCGGCATCCGGCAGGAGGACGTAGACGGCGGCGTGGATCTCGGCGAGGCGCTCTGGATGCACGACTCTTGGCtgaaggcggcgacggcggggggaGGCAGCTTGGCCGTTGTGACCTGGGGAGATTGGGATTGCCGCACCATGCTCGAGTCCGAGTGCCGCTTCAAGGGGATCGAGAAGCCCTCCTACTTCGATCGCTGGATCAACCTGAGGGTCCCCTTCCAGGCGGCGCTCGGCGGCGGAGGGCGGGTCACCCTTCAGGAGGCGGTCAGGGCAGCGGGACTGGACTGGGAGGGCCGCCTGCACTGCGGACTGGACGACGCGCGCAACACGGCGCGGCTTCTTGTTGAGCTGATGCGGCGCGGGGTCAAGATGACCATCACCGGTtcgctggcgccgccgccgccgatccagcAGAAGGAGCAGCCCCCGCAGCTTCTCACAAGCTCTTACGGTGGCTCATCTGCACTGGCGCCGCTGCTGATGATCCAGCAGAAGCAGCAGTCGCCGCAGCTTCGCACAAGCCCTTGCGGTGGCTCATCGGCGCTGGCGCCGCCGCTGATCCAGCAGAAGCAGCAGCCGCCGCAGCCACACATGATAAGCCCCTGCGGCAGCTCCTCTGCGACGTGCTTCTGCTACTGCAGGGTACCGACCAGAGGAGGCGTGGTGTCTGTGCCAGGGCCGATGCAGGGCAAGTGCTTCTTCGGGTGTGGCAACTGGACGCCGGCCATGGGACCCGTGTGCCCCTACTTCGTATGGACCAACTGA